The genomic region TGGAGCGGTCGTTATGACCGTGCGATGGCTCCTGTGGCTCTCAGTCGGGCTTTCCGCGTCATGCGGGACGGTCGGAGCCCCCATCGCACCTGAGAATGTGGGGGTCGCGGTGACCATCGAACAACAGAAACGCCTCGACGCTTCGGGGGGGCCGAGGCCCGGCGCCGTCGCTCCCGTGGAGCGTCGTGACTCCGATCCTGTCCCGGAAGGTCAAGACGTGAATTTGCCGCCATTGCGGCCGGTTGGCGGCCGATAGCGGCCGAGAAGGCATTACAGGATTGTCCCTGGCCGGGTTGGAAATTTTGAGCGAGGATTTTCAGAATGCATAGCTTCGAATATCGCCACGGTGAACTCTATTGCGAGCAAGTGCCGGTCAGCCGGATCGCCAAAGAGGTCGGCACCCCCTGCTATGTCTACAGCCACGCGACGTTGACCCGTCATTTCCGAGCCTACGACGGGGCCTTCAAGGACATTCCGCACGTTGTCGCCTTCGCGATGAAGGCGAATTCCAATCTGGCGATCTTGCGTCTGATGGCCAAGGAAGGCAGCGGAGTCGATATCGTCTCCGGCGGAGAACTGTTTCGCGCGCTAAAGGCCGGGGTGCCCCCGTCGAAAATCGTATTTGCGGGAGTCGGGAAGAGCGCGGACGAGATTCGCGATGCCTTGAAGGCCGGCATCCTGATGTTCAACGTCGAGTCGTCCGCCGAACTCCGGGCAATCGACGGAGTGGCGGCCTCCGTCGGGAAAAAGGCGCGGGTGGCTTTGCGGATCAATCCCGATATCGATCCCAAGACCCATCCGTATATCTCCACGGGACTCAAGAAAAGCAAGTTCGGCATCGCCGCGGACAGGGCGTTGGAGGAATACAAACTGGCGTCCTCGCTGGACCATATCGAAATCGTGGGCGTCCATGCCCATATCGGATCGCAATTGACAGAGGTGACGCCGTTTGTCGAGGCCTTGAAGAAAGTCGTGGCCCTAGTCGAATCTTTGAAGGCTCAGGGCATCGGAATTCAATACCTGAACGTCGGAGGCGGTCTCGGCATTACCTACTCGGACGAGAAGCCGCCGCTGCCCAAGGACTTGGCCGAGGCCATTTTCCCCTTGGTCAAGGACCGGAATCTGACGCTCGTGATGGAGCCCGGCCGGGTGATCGTGGGCAATGCCGGCATTCTCGTGACGCGCGCGCTGTATCAGAAGGACGGAGAGGCCAAGCGCTTCGTGATCGTCGATGCGGCGATGAACGACTTGATCAGACCCAGTCTCTACAGCGCGTACCACGATATCCGTCCCGTCTCGGAATCGTTGCTGGCCAGGCCCAAACATTCTGTCGACGTCGTCGGACCCGTCTGCGAGTCCGGAGATTTCCTCGCCAAGGATCGCACCCTGCCCGAGGTGAAGCCGGGCGATCTCCTGGCCGTCATGAGCGCGGGCGCCTATGGGTTCGTGATGGCGTCCAATTACAATTCCCGACCGCGGGTGCCGGAGGTCCTGGTGAAGGACGCCGACATTCATGTGATCCGCGCGCGGGAAACCTACGAGGATTTGGTGAAAGGCGAGACGATCCCCTCGTTTTTGAGCTAAGTGATCGGCGGCTCGACTGTTTACCAGGGAAGAAGTGCCGGAAAGCGCCGTCCCCAAGGGGGCTTGGCAAAGGAGCCATCATGTTTACCGGTTCATTAGTGGCCATCGTCACGCCGTTCAAGAGCGGCAAGGTGGATGAGAAGGCTTTCGGCGACCTGATCGAGTGGCAAATCGCCAGCGGTACGAATGGGATTGTTCCCTGCGGGACGACCGGAGAATCCGCCACGCTGTCGCATGAAGAGCATCATCGGGTCGTGAAGCTCACCGTCGAGGTCGTCCGGGGTCGTATTCCGGTCATTGCCGGAGCCGGTTCCAACAGCACGGCGGAGGCGATCTCCCTGACCAAACACGCCAAAGAAGCCGGGGCCGACGGGGCGCTCCTGATCACTCCGTACTACAACAGGCCCACGCAGGAAGGCTTATATCGTCATTACAAGGCCATCGCCGAGGCCGTCGATTTGCCGCAGGTGCTCTACAATATTCCCGGGCGGACGGGCGTGAACATGCTGCCTGCGACGGTGGCGCGTCTGTGCGGGATGAAGAACATCGTGGGAATCAAGGAAGGCAGCGGTTCCGTGCAACAGGCCTCCGACATCGTCATGCATTGCCGTGAACGGTTGACGGTTCTTGCGGGCGACGATTCCCTCACCCTTCCGATGATGGCGGTCGGAGCGAAAGGCGTCATCACCGTTGCCGCGAATCTGGTTCCCTCCGAGATGGCGAAGCTGGTGTCGACATTCTTATCGGGACACCTTGAAGAGTCACGCGGGATCCATTTCAGATTGTCCCCGCTCTTTGCCGCGTTGTTCTATGAAACCAACCCGATTCCCGTCAAAGAAGCATTGGGTCTGATGGGCAAGATGACCCCTGAATTGCGGCTGCCGCTCTGTCCCATGGGGACCGAGACCAAGGCGCAACTCACGGGCGTGCTCAAGGACCTGAACCTTGTCTAACCGCTGATCGATCCATTCTACCGTCTATGACCAACGTCATCATTGCAGGAGCTGCCGGGCGAATGGGCTGCCGCCTCGTTTCCCTGCTGAAAGAATCGACGACCCTGAAGCTGGCCGGCGCGATCGAGGGTGCCAAACATCCGACCCTGGGACAGGATGCCGGAGAAATCGCCGGATGCGGACGAGCGGGAGTCCCCATTACCGATGACCTCCCCTTGCTGCTCGAACGGGGCGACGTGGTCGTTGATTTTTCCTCTCCCCACGCGACGCTGGACCATCTCCGTGTCGTTGCGCAACACCGCCGGGCCATGGTGATCGGGACAACCGGGTTTTCGGCTTCCGAAATCCAACAGATCCGTGACTTTGCCGCTCAGATTCCCTGCGTGCTGTCCCCCAACATGAGCGTCGGCGTCAACCTGATTTGCAAGGTCATCGCAGAGATGGCGAAAACGCTGGGCGATGGGTACGATATTGAGGTGATTGAAGCGCATCACCGGCTCAAGAAGGACGCGCCAAGCGGCACAGCATTAAAGTTGGCCGAAGTCCTGGCGGACGCCGTCGGCCGGAACCTTGCGCAGGTGGGGGTATACGAACGGAAGGGATTGATCGGTGAGCGCAAGAACACGGAGATCGGGATTCAGACAGTCCGTGCGGGCGACATCGTCGGCGACCATACCGTTCTCTTCGGAGGCATAGGCGAACGGATCGAAGTCATCCATCGGGCCAGCAGCCGGGATACCTTCGCGAGTGGAGCTCTTCGTGCGGCTGGCTGGGTGGCTGGGCGGCAGCCAGGTTTGTACGATATGATGGATGTGCTGGGATTGCGTTGAGTTGACGGAGCGCGCCACCTCAACAGCATCGTTGGGATGTCCCCACGGAAGGCCGCAGTGGGCCCCCGCGAGGGATCGTCGGTCTTGCCGGTCAGGTCGATCTCAATGTCTCGCCGTCAGGGGACGCGGCTCTTGGTCTGCAGCCTTCCGGCGGCCACAGTTCAAACAGGCAAACACGGTGATCGCCAACCCGGCATCCAAGTCCACCGCCCGTTCCGGCAACATTGTTCCACGACATTTGTCACAAGTCTTCATGCGCGCACTCTAGCATTCCAGAAAATGGATGCATATCCATCAGAAGTACTGGGCTTGTCGCGAACAAAAGCCCCAAGCGGCCCTACGTCTAGGCCCTTTGCTCTATGGAAGAAGGACAACAAGACTAGGAGCATTGCTGAGGATATCTGCCGTCACGATTCTTGACACGGTATCTCTCGTCCCATAGGATTGTGGGTCTGAGGCTGTCATCCCCCTATGTATAGAATAATTTTCATCCTTATCCTGTTGATCATCCTCTATTTTCTCATCCGGAGTGCCGTGCGTGAGCTCAAGGGACGTGGGGCCCCGGACCGGTTACCGGCTGATAAGAACCAGATGGTGCAGGATCCCGTCTGTCACGTATTTGTTCCGCGCGGAACGGCAGTCACTGAGGTCATCGGAGGGCAAACGTATTGCTTTTGTGGACGAAGCTGCGCCGATAAGTTTCAAAAACAAATGGCGAGCTAACAGCCGGAATAGCTGTAGTCCGACAGCTTCTCTTCTTTGTCGAATTTCAAGGTGATCTGACACTGATTGGGCGAGAAATTGAACAGCGGCGCGCTGGTCTTACCTCCGGCGATGCGATAGTAGGTCCAGGTTTCACCTCCGAAGAAACGCGGGGACTTCCCGTCCGGCGCTCCCCAATTCTTCTCGAACCAGGCCTTGTCCTTGCCTTGCATCTCCGCCGGCTTCAGCGAAGCTTCCAGATAGGGGTTGTCGCCACCGCAGGCAGTGAGAAGCATGCAGAGCGCCGGAAGCCAGAGCAAACGTTTCATAAGGAACTCTCCTCGGTAAGAGAAGACCGTGAAGTAGAACACGACGCGGCGAATTGTAGCCGCCGGTGCATGGGCTGTCAAACGGCGTTGCGCGGTTGCGGCGGCCCTGACGTTCTCCCTACAATGGAAAGTCGTGTCGAGGGCGGGGCAGCGTCACAGTGGACCTGGTTTATTTGCCATGAAAGGATCACGCCATGAAATTCTATCTCGATACAGCCAGCGTGAAAGAAATCCAGGAGGCGGCAAGCCTCGGCTTGCTGGACGGAGTCACGACCAACCCTTCCCTCGTAGCCAAGGAAGGCCGTGTGTTTCGAGAAGTCCTGGTCGAAATCTGCAACATCGTGGACGGCCCGATCAGCGCCGAAGTCGTCAGCATCGAGGCGGACGCGATGGTCAAGGAGGGGCGGGAACTTGCGAAAATCCACAAGAACATCGTCGTGAAGATTCCCCTGATTGCCGAGGGACTCAAAGCCACCAAGCGGTTGACCGCGGAAGGCATCCGCGTCAATGTCACCCTGTGCTTTTCTCCGACACAGGCCCTTCTGGCCGCAAAGGCCGGGGCTTGGTGCGTTTCGCCCTTCATCGGACGGCTCGATGACATCAGTTCGAACGGGATGGAACTCATCCGCCAGATCATCACGATCTACAAGAATTACGACTACAAAACGTATGTCCTCGTGGCGAGCGTGCGTCATCCCCAGCACGTGGTCGAAGCGGCTTTGGCGGGCGGTCACATCTGTACGATGCCCTTTACCATCTTCCAGCAGATGGTAAAGCATCCCCTCACCGACGCCGGCCTGAAGAAGTTCTTGGCCGATTGGGAGTCTCAAAATAAAAAGAAATAGTTTCCGCTAGACATGGTAGCCAGACATGGTGCGGTCCTTTCGCTCAGGAGAGGACCGCGCTAAGCCTTCGAGCCGTGGATCAGGGCCCGTGCCAATCGATGATCTGTTTGGCCCGGCGGAAGATGGCATGGAACATCGGTCTCGTCAGTTTTCCCGTGAACGTATTCTGCTGGCTCGGATGATACGATCCGATCAGCGTGACGCGCCAGGGCATGAGGTATTCCCGTCCATGGCCGAAGAGGGGTAGCGGAGACGGAGGTATGAAACCCTCTTGTCTGCAGGTCTTCAGGTAATGGTCGAAGGCGATCTTGCCGAGCGCGACGATCACCTGCACATTTCGCAACAGCCGGATTTCCTCGCGAAGGAAGGTCCGGCAGGCGTCGAATTCATCCGGCGCGGGTTTGTTGTCCGGCGGCGCACAACGAACCGTGGCGCCGATATAGGCGTCCGACAAGGCGAGTCCGTCAGATCGATGCTGGGAAAGCGCCTGGTTCGCGAATCCGAAGCGATGCAACGCCTCGTACAGCCAGTCGCCGCTGCGATCTCCCGTAAACACCCGACCGGTCCTATTCCCTCCGTGGGCGGCGGGAGCCAGCCCCAATACATACAACCGTGCCTTGGCGTCGCCGAACCCAGGAACCGGCCGTCCCCAATAGGTCCAGTCTTGAAACTGTCTTCTCTTCGTCCGCGCGATCGCCTGCCGATAGTCGACCAGCCGCCGGCAGGCGGTGCAGGAGGCGATTCGATTGTTCAGCACCGTGAGCGAGCGCATGGCGTTGGGAGTGTATCAGGTGACCGCGATTGTCCGCCAGGCGCGGCGAACATCGAACTGCTTGCCGCTCAAGAGGCTTGCTGTTAGCATGGAAAATTATTCGTGAATCGTCCGTTCAACCTGGAGAACATTGCGTTATGGCACGGTGGCGTCGTCGGTTCCTGTACCTGCTTCCGCTTGTGATGGGCGTACGACTGTTTCTTGTCTCCGGTGCCTGGGCCGAGTCCGACCCGGTCACGCCAAAGGAAGGGATGCCGCGCCTGGGCGCCAATGGAGAGTCGGAGCGTGATCTGCTCCCGGGCGAGGTCATTGACGGGCAAATGGAGCCGGAAGAGCGTCTGGTTATTCTGCCCGAGATCAAGCGGGAAGGAGAGCGGTTTTTTCTCAGTTCGTTCAAGCTGCCCGATAAATTGACGTTCGCGGGGCAACCGATTCCCATGGACAACTGGCAAGTTCGGGAACGCATCGAATACGAATTTTACCAGTTTCTCGAGGACCAGGGCGAAAGCATTATCCTCGCCAAGCGCATGGGGCGCTGCTTCCCTCCGGCCGAGAAGCAACTCGCGGAAGCTGGACTGCCCGACGATCTCAAATACATGCTGTTGGTCGAGAGCAAGTGCATTGCCGCGGCCTATTCGCGCGCCAAAGCCTCCGGTCCGTGGCAATTTATTCCTTCGACCGGGCGTCGCTACCGGCTCAAGAGCGACTCGGTCCGCGACGACCGACGGAACCTGGAAATGTCCACGGAAGCGGCAGTCAAGTACCTCAAGTACTTGAAAGACTTCCAGCAGAACGACTGGTTTCTGGCCATGGCTTCCTACAACGCGGGAGAGGAACGGGTCCGCAAACTATTGAAGGATCAAAAGATCAACGACTACTGGCGAATGCACGGCCCTCGGGAAACCATGCGTTATGTTCCCCGAATCATCGCCGCCAAGGAAATCTATTCCCAGCCGGAGAAGTATCTGGGACTGAGCAAGAAGGATTTGTATCTCCCCCTGGAGACTGAAACGGTGACCGTGACCGTGAAGGAGTCTCAGCGGGCGCTGACTTCCATCGCCGAGGAGTTCGGGACGTACTATTTGGAATTGCGAATGCTGAATCCCGAGTTCAAGAAGGATGTGCTTCCGCACGGGGTCTATCAGATTCGAGTCCCCCGCCAGACCTGTCCAAGCCGGTGTTTCAAACAGGAGAAAACCCCCTAAGCCGGAATGGCGGCCGAGCTTCCGTTTTTGCTCCGAAACCGTCATCCTATCCGACGTCCCGGCTCGGCTCACCCCCCGAGTGGGCCTCTGACCGCTCGGGACGCAGGTTTATGACGATTCGACTGCCCACATCTCCGGTCAGCACTCTCCTCAAGCGAGTACTCGGACGAGCGATCAATGTCGCGGAGGGCGGGGCGGCCGTCAAGCGCGCCGTCGGCAGGCGCGGCGACGTGCTGACAATCGCATCCCGCCGATTCGACCTCCGACGATATGACCGGGTAGTCGTACTCGGTGCGGGGAAGGCCGCAGCGTCGATGGCCCGCGCGCTGGAACGGTTGCTGGGCAACCGGCTGGAGGGCGGACTCGTGGTCGTCAAGTACGGCCATGCAGTTCCGACGCGACGCATCGTGGTCTATGAAGCCGGCCATCCCTATCCTGACCGTGCCGGATTCCACGCCGCACGGCGGCTGATGCGCGCGGCATCCACGCTGTCCAAGCGCGATCTCCTGATTGTGTTGCTTTCGGGCGGCGCCTCCAGTCTGTTGCCCGCGCCCGTCCCCGGCATTAGCTTGTCCGACAAGCAACGGGTGACCAGGCGGCTGTTGCGAAGCGGAGCAGGCATCCAGGAGGTCAATACCGTGCGCAAGCACCTCTCGGCCCTTAAAGGGGGCAGGCTTGCGGCGATGACCTCCGCCAGAATCGTCACCCTGATCCTGTCCGACGTACTTGGCGACGATGTCAGCGCCATTGCGTCCGGTCCGACGGCCCCCGATCCCTCCACGTTTCGTCAAGCGGTCCTGTGTCTGAAGCGCCGCCGACTCTGGTCTTCCGTGTCTCCCTCGATGCGGAAGCATTTGGATAGGGGGTGCCGCGGCTTGGAAGTAGAAACGCCGAAGACCGGCGCGCCCTGCTTCAGGCATGTGCTCAACGTGTTGATCGGGAGCGGCGCATTGGCGGTGTCGGAGGCGGCGCGCGCCGCTCGAGAGGCCGGCTTCAGGACCGTGATCCATTCAATCAACTTGACCGGTGAGGCGCGTTTGGCAGGAGCGGAATTCGGGGCCATGGCACGGGATCTCCGCCGCCATGTCAAACCTGGCCGCAAACCCTGCTGTGTCATCACCGGGGGAGAAACGACCGTGACGGTGTCAGGCCAGGGACGGGGAGGCCGAGCGCAGGAGTTTGCCGTCGCGGCGGCGCAGGCCATTGCCGGGCTTCCAAATGTGTGGGTCGCGGCGGTTGGTACCGATGGGACGGACGGTCCGACCGACGCGGCTGGTGCGCTCGTGAGTGGACAGACTGCGGCGCAAGCCCTTCGAAACGGCATCGATCTCAATGCGGCGCTGAAGCAGAATAATACCTATCCCATACTAAAGCGCCTGGGGGCTCACATCATGACCGGTCCCACGGGCACCAACGTCAACGATCTTTACGTCCTGCTCGTCTTCTAGGTACTATCCCGACGATGGAGCGTCCGCTGGTTCTTCCCCTTGCCGCCTGTACGGATTCCTCACTGGCCGGGGGCAAGGCCCGGGGCCTGGCGCAGCTGATCGCCGCCGACATGTCTGTTCCATCCGGGCTCTGCGCGACCACCGCGTTCTACCGGGAATTCCTCAGACAAGCCGGCCTCACCGGGGCCGTCGATTCGCTGCGTGCAGCTGCGCTGTCCGGAGGCGATCGGGCGCCGCTTGCCCGTGACCTGCGCCTGCGTATTCTGAAGGCTCCCTGGCCGGGAGATCTTCGTCATGAGCTTGAGACCTCCGTTCTGAATCTCGGATTGAACGAAGCCACATTGTGGGCGGTGCGATCTTCGGCGACGAACGAAGACGCAATGCAGGCGAGCTTCGCGGGGCTGTATCGCACGCATCTCGGTATCCGCTTCTCCGGCATCCTGGCCGCGGTTCAGGACCTGTGGTCCTCTCTCTGGGAAGAGCGGGTGCTGGCCTATCATCGGAAGACTGCGGAGGCATCGTCGCTCCCGGAAATGGCCGTTGTCATTCAACCGATGCTCGATGCGACGGTTGCCGGCGTAGCCTACTCGATCGATCCCGTCACCGGCGAGAACCATATCGTCGTGGATGCCCTGCCTGGATTGGGTGCCCCGCTCGTCGATGGAACGGCGACGCCCGATCACTACGTCGTCCGTACGGAGTCTCCGGCGACCGGCGATGCGGTGATCACACGCGACATTATTGTGAAGTCTTCGGCCTTGCGGGTGGGACCGGACGGACTGCGGACTGAACCTCTCCCACACGACGCCGGCGCGTCTTCGTCGATGTCCGACCGGCAATTGATCGAACTCGCCGCAGTGACGAAACGGATCGAAGCGTTGCTCGGACATCCCGCCGACGTCGAATGGGCCATCGATCAACAAGGCCTCTGGCTGCTTCAGGCCAGACCTGTAACGGTCGCCGTCGGGGGCGGGCAGACGTCTGCCGGCGAGTGGGAATGGTCGAGAGCCAATCTCAAGGAAACCATGCCGGAAGTGCCGAGTCCGATCGGACTCTCGTTTCTTGAGCGCTTCATGGATGCCTATATCATCAAGCACTATCGGCGTTTGGGGTGCCGGATTCCTGAAGGAGCGTGCTCCGTTCGCGCCTTCCACGGGCGTCCCTACATCAACACCACGCTCTTCCACAGTCTCATTTTGCAGTTGGGAGGCGATCCTTCGTTGAATGCCGAGCAGATGGGCGGGGAGCCTGTCTCGATCGTTCAGCCGGAATCGGTGCTCGGACCACTCGTGCGTCTGCGCGCCGTCCGGCTGATGTGGCGCGAAATGAAGCGAGCCGTTTCCGATTCCCCCCGCTACTTTGCGGACATGAAGCAACAGGCATTGCGATATCAGCCTGACAACATCCGGGACTGGAAGGCAGACGATCTTGACCGGCACTTGGAAGAACTGGGCCGCAGACTCGACCGTCAGGAAATGACCTTTGGGATCGTGCTCGGCGTCGGACAATGTCTGCAGACCTTCAGCACGCTTTTGCCCGAGTGGCTGGGCGAGGATTGGCGAGGTCTGCTCAACGCGGCCTTGCAGGGGAAGGGCACGGTCATCAGCGCCCAACAGATCCACAGGGTGGCGGAATTGGTGGCGGCCGTCCGTCAGGACGAGACATTGCTCCATGGCATCGTGAACGAGAAGTGGGATCTGGCGACGCTCCGGCGGCAGGCCCCGCGTTCGCCGTTTCTCGCACGCTTTGACCGGTATCTGGAGGAGTTTGGCCATCGGGGGACAGGGGAGTCCGACGTAATGTCTCCGCGGTTTGCCGACCGGCCGGACGTGGTGCTCGACGTCGTTCGAGTCCAACTGAGCGGTCCTGTCGCCCGGCCGGAAGACATCGTCGCCCGACAGCGTGCGACGCGTGCCGCCGCCCTGGAGACGATCCGCGCCAGACTGGGCTGGCGGCTGGATCGGCTGGCGGTGTTTCTCTGGTGCTACCGCCGCCTCTGTCGGTTCCTCGCTCTGCGCGAAGCCAACCGCCACCATCTCATGTACTATTCCGCGGCGGTCAGGAACTTGTTGTTGCGGTTTGGTGCCTGCCTGGCGGCGCGCGGGACGCTTGCTGCCCCCGATGACGTGTTTTATCTCACATTGGAAGAGCGGGCATCCGTACTTTCGGCGGCGGAACGCGACTGGAAAGAAACCGTGCGTCTGCGCAAAGCGGATCGCCTGCGGTGGCTGGCGGTGCAGATGCCCGATACGATCCGCAACAGCCAGAACAGAACAGGCGGGGAGTCCGGGCCGACCGACGGCAGCTTACGAGGAACGCCGATCAGCACCGGCACGGTGATCGGGCCTGCCCGCCTGGTTCGGTCGATGGCGGATTGGCCCAAGGTGAGGCCTGGAGACATCATCGTGGCGCCGGTCATCGATCCCGGCATGGCACCTCTCTTCGGCATTGCGGCGGGGCTGGTGGCAGAAATGGGCGGCACCTTGTCGCACGGAGCGATCATCGCCCGGGAATATGGGCTGCCTGCCGTCGCCAACGTGTCCGGTATCGTCGGTCTGCTGAAGGATGGTGAACGGGTCCAGGTGGACGGCGGTTCAGGACAGGTGCACATCGACTCCGCTGCCGGCAATTGATTGCCGTGATGAAACCTCGCTAGAGCCGAATGACTCTAGTTGTGCGTGCTTGACCTTTGATTGGAATTTCCGTACGCTCAAACGCAGTCCTCTTCATCATCACCACAACGTCCAACTCGTCGTTCGGTAATACCCACGATGGTCCCGCGGATCACGTTCGATGATTGAGAGCATCCCCTTCAGCTTGGGTCTTGCCGTCGGAGCCGTCGTCGGATCCGTTATCGCGTGGTTGGCGGTGTCCGCCAAACTGCGTTCCGTCTTCCACGGCCAACTGACTTCAATCAGTGAACGAGCCCAGCGTGCCGAAACTCTGTCGGAAGAGCTGCGGCGGCAGCGCGAGACCGAACAGACCGAACATGGTCGACTCCGGCAGGAATTCCAGGACATGTCCCGTTCCTGCGCCATTGCGGAGACTCGGGCGGCTGAGGCGTTCAGGCATGCCGAAGAGCAAAAGACCCTGCTGTCCCAGGCGCGCCAGGAATTGGCGGACTCTTTCCGTGCCCTGTCGGGCGAGGCACTCAAACACAACAACGAAGCATTCCTGAGCCTCGCCAAGGCAACCTACGAGACGCTGCAAACGGAGGCCAAAGGCGATCTGGCGCAGCGGCAGCAGGCCATCGACGAACTCGTGAGGCCGTTGACCGAGTCGCTGCACCGGTACGATGAACAACTGCGCGCGATGGAGCAGTCCCGTCAGGCCGCGTACGGCGGCTTGGATCAACATATGAAATTGCTCGCCGAGTCTCAGCAGCGCTTGAAGGAAGAAACCGGCAATCTCGTGAACGCGCTGCGTGCGCCCGCCGTGCGGGGTCGTTGGGGGGAAATTACGCTCAAGCGCGTGGTAGAACTGGCTGGAATGGTCGCGCATTGCGATTTCACCGAACAAGAATCGGTGGCCGTGGAAGACGGGCGCCTCCGCCCCGACATGATCGTGCAGCTTCCGGGAGGGCGGCAGATCGTCGTCGATGCCAAGGCCGCATTGAACGGATATCTGGACGCCTACGAAGCGTCCGGCGAGGACCAGCGGCGCGAGGGGCTCCGGCGGCACGCCGCCCAGGTCCGGACCCATATGGGCCAGTTGAGTCTCAAGGCCTATTGGAGCCAGTTCGCGCAGGCGCCGGAATTCGTCGTGCTGTTTCTTCCCGGTGAGCAGTTCCTCGGGGCGGCCCTCGAACAGGATCCCGGACTCATCGAGGATGGATTCGCGCAAGGCGTGGTGCTGGCGACCCCGACGACGCTGATGGCGTTGTTGCGGGCGGTCGCGTACGGGTGGCGCCAGGAACGGCTCACCGCTCACGCCGAAGAAGCTGGACGGCTGGGGAAGGACCTCTATGAGCGAATGGCGGTGCTGGCCGAGCATCTGAACGACGTCGGCCAGGCGTTGGGCCGGAGCGTGACGGCCTATAACAAGGCGGTCGGCTCGCTGGAAACGCGCATCCTTCCCGCCGCGCGGCGGTTCAAAGAATTGGGGGTCGCCTCCGACAAGGATATTCCCCTGCTCGGGCCGATGGAGATCGTCCCCCGCAGGACTTTACCTCATGACGAATAAGGACGAATCCATGCACGATGCCCAGGCCATGGTGGAAGCGTTTCATCGTATGTTCGACATCGTGACCAATTCGACGCCGACGGCGGTCGGTCCGGACACGCGGCAATTGCGCATTCGCCTGATTCAGGAAGAGTTCGACGAGCTGCGGGAGGCGTTGGAAAGCGACGACTTGCCGGCGGTCGCCAAAGAGTTGGCGGACCTGTTGTATGTCGTCTACGGCACCGCCGTGTCGTACGGCATCGACATGGATCCGGTCTTTCGAGAAGTCCACCGTTCCAACATGAGCAAAGTCGGGGGACACAAGCGGGAGGATGGAAAGTGGGTGAAGCCGCCGACCTATTCGCCCGCCCTCATCGGTCCGATCCTGGAGGGCCTGAGAGCGGAGGGAAAGCTGCAATAAGCGCAATGACTGCCGAGGAGGCCGTCTGACCGGTATGAAGTCTCTGCGCTGCCCAAATTGCGGAACGCCATTTGTCCGGGTGACTCCGCACGAAGGAACGGTCGAACGCCTTCTGAGCCGGTTCAACATGTTTCCATTCCGGTGCCAGCTGTGCACGAACCGGTTCCGCGCCTTCTATCCCGGTGCCCGGCAAAATACCCAGACATTCGACCGTCGCGAGTTCAAACGGCTTTTCGCATCCATCGAGGCGCAAGTCCTCGACGAGCGGCAGTCGCCCTTCCTCAACCGCATCACCGATATTTCAATGGCGGGGTGCACTCTCGTGGGAACCGGTTTCGCCAAGGGCGCCTTTGTGGAATTGGTTCTGAAACCGACGTCCGGGAGCGAGGAGATCCGGATCGAAACGGCGATGGTCTGCTCCATCCATCCCGCATCGGTCGGCTTGCGGTTTCTCGAGGTGGAGCAGGCCGACAAGGAGCGTCTCAGCCAGGTGGTGCTCGGGTTGTTGGTGAGTCAGACCAATCCGATCATGAACGTGTAACGCGCATTAAGCAGATCTCCGTCCCCTCCGGGCCGATCCTGCCGATGGGACCGCGACCG from Nitrospira japonica harbors:
- the lysA gene encoding diaminopimelate decarboxylase, yielding MHSFEYRHGELYCEQVPVSRIAKEVGTPCYVYSHATLTRHFRAYDGAFKDIPHVVAFAMKANSNLAILRLMAKEGSGVDIVSGGELFRALKAGVPPSKIVFAGVGKSADEIRDALKAGILMFNVESSAELRAIDGVAASVGKKARVALRINPDIDPKTHPYISTGLKKSKFGIAADRALEEYKLASSLDHIEIVGVHAHIGSQLTEVTPFVEALKKVVALVESLKAQGIGIQYLNVGGGLGITYSDEKPPLPKDLAEAIFPLVKDRNLTLVMEPGRVIVGNAGILVTRALYQKDGEAKRFVIVDAAMNDLIRPSLYSAYHDIRPVSESLLARPKHSVDVVGPVCESGDFLAKDRTLPEVKPGDLLAVMSAGAYGFVMASNYNSRPRVPEVLVKDADIHVIRARETYEDLVKGETIPSFLS
- the dapA gene encoding 4-hydroxy-tetrahydrodipicolinate synthase; the protein is MFTGSLVAIVTPFKSGKVDEKAFGDLIEWQIASGTNGIVPCGTTGESATLSHEEHHRVVKLTVEVVRGRIPVIAGAGSNSTAEAISLTKHAKEAGADGALLITPYYNRPTQEGLYRHYKAIAEAVDLPQVLYNIPGRTGVNMLPATVARLCGMKNIVGIKEGSGSVQQASDIVMHCRERLTVLAGDDSLTLPMMAVGAKGVITVAANLVPSEMAKLVSTFLSGHLEESRGIHFRLSPLFAALFYETNPIPVKEALGLMGKMTPELRLPLCPMGTETKAQLTGVLKDLNLV
- the dapB gene encoding 4-hydroxy-tetrahydrodipicolinate reductase, with protein sequence MTNVIIAGAAGRMGCRLVSLLKESTTLKLAGAIEGAKHPTLGQDAGEIAGCGRAGVPITDDLPLLLERGDVVVDFSSPHATLDHLRVVAQHRRAMVIGTTGFSASEIQQIRDFAAQIPCVLSPNMSVGVNLICKVIAEMAKTLGDGYDIEVIEAHHRLKKDAPSGTALKLAEVLADAVGRNLAQVGVYERKGLIGERKNTEIGIQTVRAGDIVGDHTVLFGGIGERIEVIHRASSRDTFASGALRAAGWVAGRQPGLYDMMDVLGLR
- the fsa gene encoding fructose-6-phosphate aldolase — encoded protein: MKFYLDTASVKEIQEAASLGLLDGVTTNPSLVAKEGRVFREVLVEICNIVDGPISAEVVSIEADAMVKEGRELAKIHKNIVVKIPLIAEGLKATKRLTAEGIRVNVTLCFSPTQALLAAKAGAWCVSPFIGRLDDISSNGMELIRQIITIYKNYDYKTYVLVASVRHPQHVVEAALAGGHICTMPFTIFQQMVKHPLTDAGLKKFLADWESQNKKK
- a CDS encoding uracil-DNA glycosylase, with the protein product MRSLTVLNNRIASCTACRRLVDYRQAIARTKRRQFQDWTYWGRPVPGFGDAKARLYVLGLAPAAHGGNRTGRVFTGDRSGDWLYEALHRFGFANQALSQHRSDGLALSDAYIGATVRCAPPDNKPAPDEFDACRTFLREEIRLLRNVQVIVALGKIAFDHYLKTCRQEGFIPPSPLPLFGHGREYLMPWRVTLIGSYHPSQQNTFTGKLTRPMFHAIFRRAKQIIDWHGP
- a CDS encoding lytic transglycosylase domain-containing protein: MARWRRRFLYLLPLVMGVRLFLVSGAWAESDPVTPKEGMPRLGANGESERDLLPGEVIDGQMEPEERLVILPEIKREGERFFLSSFKLPDKLTFAGQPIPMDNWQVRERIEYEFYQFLEDQGESIILAKRMGRCFPPAEKQLAEAGLPDDLKYMLLVESKCIAAAYSRAKASGPWQFIPSTGRRYRLKSDSVRDDRRNLEMSTEAAVKYLKYLKDFQQNDWFLAMASYNAGEERVRKLLKDQKINDYWRMHGPRETMRYVPRIIAAKEIYSQPEKYLGLSKKDLYLPLETETVTVTVKESQRALTSIAEEFGTYYLELRMLNPEFKKDVLPHGVYQIRVPRQTCPSRCFKQEKTP